The Arachis ipaensis cultivar K30076 chromosome B07, Araip1.1, whole genome shotgun sequence genome includes a window with the following:
- the LOC107609185 gene encoding probable receptor-like protein kinase At2g42960 yields the protein MSSNSSLNVELSKKTSFFGLKRWVLIGIGVSAFIVLILGVLSIWVMFRRKSRRSVDKYSQSKIPNVSKDIRVDKVGVQSSYVEPENVSVSVHDKANDKSSEKITVHLAMSKSSDHDNISQCSSSYHHERGFSSMSGEEGSSGNGKKQSMLSYGGGMVTASPLVGLPEFSHLGWGHWFTLRDLQLATNRFSQENVIGEGGYGVVYRGRLINGSEVAVKKLLNNLGQAEKEFRVEVEAIGHVRHKHLVRLLGYCVEGVNRLLVYEYVNNGNLEQWLHGSMEQGTLTWEARIKVVLGTAKALAYLHEAIEPKVVHRDIKSSNILIDDEFNAKVSDFGLAKLLDSGESHITTRVMGTFGYVAPEYANSGLLNEKSDIYSFGVLLLEAVTGRDPVDYARPPNEVNLVEWLKMMVGTRRAEEVVDSRLEVKPTTRALKRALLVALRCVDPDADKRPKMSQVVRMLEADEYPFREDRRNRKSRTASMEIESVSCGPSNGEKAGNSEGIVPARMEGQGQD from the exons ATGTCATCGAATAGTTCTTTGAATGTCGAATTGTCGAAGAAGACATCTTTTTTCGGTTTGAAACGATGGGTTTTGATTGGGATCGGAGTCAGTGCCTTTATAGTGCTGATTCTTGGTGTATTGTCTATATGGGTGATGTTTCGGAGAAAGTCTAGGAGATCTGTTGACAAGTACTCTCAATCCAAGATACCGAATGTGTCGAAAGATATCAGGGTTGATAAGGTTGGGGTGCAGAGTTCTTATGTGGAGCCGGAAAATGTGTCTGTTTCAGTTCATGACAAGGCAAATGATAAGAGTTCAGAGAAGATAACAGTTCATTTGGCCATGAGCAAATCCAGTGATCATGATAATATTAGTCAGTGCAGTTCAAGCTATCACCACGAGAGAGGATTTAGTTCGATGTCCGGGGAAGAAGGAAGTTCCGGGAATGGTAAGAAGCAATCTATGTTGTCATATGGAGGAGGGATGGTGACTGCCTCTCCTTTAGTTGGGTTGCCGGAATTTTCTCATCTCGGGTGGGGCCACTGGTTTACACTCAGAGATCTTCAACTAGCAACCAATCGTTTCTCGCAAGAGAATGTTATCGGTGAGGGTGGCTATGGGGTTGTTTATAGGGGCAGATTGATCAATGGAAGCGAGGTGGCAGTAAAGAAGCTTCTTAACAATTT GGGACAAGCAGAGAAAGAATTCAGGGTTGAAGTCGAGGCGATAGGCCATGTTAGACATAAACATCTCGTGCGCCTGCTTGGATATTGCGTAGAGGGTGTTAACAG GCTGCTAGTGTATGAATATGTGAATAATGGTAACTTAGAGCAATGGCTGCATGGCTCCATGGAACAGGGGACACTAACTTGGGAGGCACGCATCAAAGTTGTGCTCGGCACAGCCAAAGC GCTTGCTTACTTACATGAAGCAATTGAACCGAAAGTTGTTCACCGGGATATAAAGTCTAGCAATATATTGATCGATGACGAGTTCAACGCAAAGGTTTCTGATTTCGGTCTGGCCAAACTATTGGATTCAGGAGAAAGTCACATAACAACTAGAGTTATGGGAACATTTGG TTATGTGGCACCAGAATATGCTAATAGTGGCCTCTTAAATGAGAAGAGCGACATTTACAGCTTCGGTGTCCTCCTGCTGGAAGCAGTTACCGGAAGGGACCCTGTAGACTATGCTCGGCCGCCTAATGAG GTTAATCTGGTTGAATGGCTCAAGATGATGGTGGGAACAAGGAGGGCCGAGGAAGTAGTTGACTCGAGACTTGAGGTTAAACCAACAACACGCGCTTTGAAGCGTGCCCTTCTTGTTGCGCTGAGGTGCGTCGATCCTGATGCGGATAAAAGGCCTAAAATGAGTCAAGTTGTAAGGATGCTTGAAGCCGATGAATATCCATTTCGAGAG GATCGAAGGAATAGAAAGAGCCGCACTGCCAGCATGGAAATCGAGTCTGTTAGTTGCGGTCCATCCAATGGCGAAAAGGCAGGGAATTCCGAAGGCATTGTGCCGGCGAGAATGGAGGGACAGGGACAGGATTGA